CCGCACCGGGCTGCCGCCGTCGCGCAGGACGAGCGTCCGGGCGTCCGCCGAGATCGCCGCCCGCCAGTAGCTCGCGTAGTGCCGCACGGCCAGGACCTCCCGGCCGTCCGCCGCCTCCCACGCGAACACCTCGCCGCCCGACCCGCACGCCACGAGCAGCCCGGCCTCCGCCGCGAACGCGAGCGCCGTGACCTGGTACGTCCCCATCGAGCCGAGCATCGTGGCGTCCTCGGACGGCTCCCGCACGAGCATCTCCCGGGCCAGCCGCGCGACCGCCGCCGGCGGGTTCAGCCGCCGCGCGTTCGCCAGCCGGCTCCGGTCGCTCTGGTCGCCCTGAAGCACCGTGACGATCACCCGTTCGCGCTCGTCCCCGCGCCCGAAGAACCCCTCGCGGTCCAATCTGGCGAGCGCCCGGAAGCACGCCTCCAGCCGTGCCTCCGCCTCGTCCTCCACGTCGGCGCCGGTGTCGGCGTCCGCGTCCCGGCTCGCCAGCAGTTCCTCCACCGCGTCGAAGTGGTGCTCGCCGAGCAGATGATGCGGCGAGTCCGCCGGGCTCCACCGCAGCCCGCCGATCCGGGCCTCGACCAGGCCGCCGAACTCGGCCGCGTACACGCGCGCCACCGCCCGCAGCCCCTCCTCCGAGCCGCACGTCGGCAGGATGTACTCCAGCAGCGGGCCGGTGTACAGCCCGTAGCAGTAGAACGTCTCGCCGGGGTGGGCCTCCCGGGCTTGCGTGAACGCCGCGCGCGCGGCTTCGACCAGCAGCGCCGCGAGCTCCTCGACCGTCTTCTCGCGACCCCGGTCCGCGCCGACCGGGCCGCCCCCGAACCTCACCCGGGGTCCCGCGCCGAACCGTGCACGTCCGTCCGAATTCTCACCCGAACCCCCTCGCCGCCACCGCGTCGACACTTGATTACCACCATCCGCCGACGGGACGGGCGCGGCCACACGTATCCGCCCGAGTCTCGTCCGCATCCGGCCGCATCCGGCCACGACGATCGCGCGGGGCGGCCCCGGTCGGCCCCGCGAGAGAGGGGGCAGGGGGATCCTGGGGGTCTGCCGTCACGCGGGCCCGAGGAGGTCCCATCGGTTGCCCGCGATGTCGAGGAACACCGCCACGCGGCCGTACGGTTCGGTGCGCGGCGCGGTGACGAACTCGACGCCCGCGTCCACCAGCCGCGCGTACTCGGCCGCGAAATCCGCCACGCGCAGGAAGAACCCGACGCGCCCGGCGACCTGGTCGCCGACGGCGGCCGCCTGCCGTTCGCCGTCCGCCCGGGCGAGCAGGATTCCGGTCCCGCCCCCGGGCGGACGGACGACGACCCACCGTTTCGGGCGGCCGTCGTTCGTCCGCGCGGGCGAGTCCTCGGCGAGTGCGAAGCCGAGGACGCCGGTGAAGAACCCGATCGCCCGGTCGTAGTCGTCGACGACGATCGTCACCAGCTCGATGCGCATCTCGCCGCGTTCCCCGTTCGCGATGGCCCGGACGGCGACACGCTACAGGCGGCGTCAGGGGTGGCGCGAGGAGCGTTGCGGGCGCTCGACGAGCGGGGTGTCGACGAGGTGCTCGATCAGGAACCACGCCTGGAGTTCGTTGGTGCGGATCACCTCGGAGACGAGCAGGTCGTTCGTCCCGTCGTCGCCCAGCTCCTGGGTGCGCGCCGCCGCGTCGTGGCAGGCCACGAGGATGGTCTCGTGCGCCTCGATCAGGCGCGACAGCATCGCCGGGACCTCCTCGGCGCCGTTCGGCGGGCGCGGGATGACGGTGATCTCCGCGACGTGCCGCGGGTCGCCGACCGCGACGCCGCCGAGCGTCTGGACGCGCTCGGCGATGGTGTCCACGAGCTCCAGTTGCTCGCCCGCGTGCTTGTCCAGCAGGAGATGCAGCTGGTAGAAGGTCGGGCCGCGCATCAGCCAGTGGTGCTTCTTGTAGTGGCTGTAGAGGATCTGGGTGTCCGCCAGGATCTGGTTGAGCCGCTGGCAGGAGTATTCGCGCGCGTCCCGGGAGAGGCCCAGCGGGAACATCCGCATGGTGCCGAACTCCTGGATCTCCGTGCCGTCCACGTGCAGCCACGGCTGGCTGGAACGTGTCGTGTTCGTTGAGCGGTCGGCCGGCATGTACGGCTCCTTGAAAGGTAGGCGATCAGGTACGACCGCCCGTAACCTCCCCCGGGTCACGCCAAGAGCATCACAATGCCCCCAAACGGGACGCCAAAGCCTCAACCGGCGGGCGTGAACTCGCAGGGCAGCCGCTTGATCCCGTTGAGGAAGTTGGAGCGCAGCCGGGCCGGTTCGCCGGACGCGCGGATGTCGGGCACGCGGCGGAACAGCTCGCGGAACACGACGGTGATCTCCCGGCGGGCCAGGTGGGCGCCGAGGCAGAAGTGCGGGCCCGCGCCGCCGAACCCGAGGTGCGGGTTCGGGTCGCGGGCGATGTCGAACCGCCGCGGGTCGTCGAACACCGACTCGTCCCGGTTCGCCGACCAGTAGCAGAGCACCACCTTGTCGCCCTCCGCGAACCGCTGCCCGCTCTCCAGCACATGGTCGCGGGTCAGCGTCCGCCGCATGTACACGACCGGGGACGCGACGCGGACGATCTCCTCGACGGCCGTCCGCGCGTACCCGTCGAAGTCCGACGCCCAGCGGTCCCGCTGCTCGGGGTGGTCGGTCAGCAGGACGAGGCCGTGCGAGATCGCGTTGCGGGTCGTCTCGTTGCCCGCGACGACCAGCAGCACGAAGAACGCCGCGATCTCCTGCCGGGTCAGCCGCTCCCCGTCGGGGTTGGCGTTGATCAGCGCCGTCGTCAGGTCGTCGGTCGGACGTTCGGCGCGGACCCGCGCGAGGTCCCCGAGGAGGTCGCCGAGCCCGTTCGCGGCGTCCATCATCGCCGTCGGGAGATCGTCGAACCGGTCGGTGTACTCGGGATCGTCGGCGCCGAGGATGACGTTCGTCCGCTCGAAGACGAACGCGTGGTCCTTCTCGTCGATGCCCATCAGGTCGCAGATGATCCGCAGCGGCAGCCGGGCGGCGATCTCCGCGACGAAGTCGCACGAGCCCCGCCCGGCCACGTCGTCCACGATCCGCGCGGCGGTCCGCTCGACGTCGTCGGCGAACCGCTGGATCATCCGCGGGGTGAACGCCCGCGACACGATCCGGCGGAGCCGCGCGTGCCGCGGATCGTCCATCTCGATCATCGAGTCGAAGATCTCGAAGTCCACCGGGGGCTTCTGGCCGATCCGGATGCCGGGCGCCGAACTGAAGACGTGCGGGAGCCGGCTCGCCTCCTGGACGTCCGCGTGCCGCGCGAGCACGTGGTAGCCGGGGCCGACGCCCGCGCCGAAGTCCTCGGTCTCGGCGAAGAACGCCGCCTCCGGACGTGCCCGCAGCAGCGCGAACGCGGCCTCGCGCTCGTCCAGGGGCCTGTCCCAGAAGTCCAGGTCGGAGAAGTCGATGTCGTCGATGTCGATCGCGGCGCGCGCTCGTCCCTGCCCCATTTTCGGCCCCTTCGCGGCGTACGGCGTCGCTCTCATCCTCGCGACGGTGAGTGCGCTGTCAAGGTCCGGGGCGGCGGCGGAAACGCCCGCCGTCAGGCCGTGAACGCCTCGACGAGCGTCCAGACGGCCAGGCCCGCCATGCACAGGGCGCCGACCCGCTGGACGGTCCGCAGCGGGACGCGCTTGGCGATGAACCGGCCCGCGAGCAGGGCCAGCGCGGACACCGACATCAGCGCGGCGGCCGAGCCGATCGCCGTCGGCAGCCAGCCGTTGGTGGCGGCCAGGTTCGCGGTGGTGATCTGCGTCAGGTCGCCCCATTCGCTGACGAAGACCGCCGTGAACGCCGTGGTGTAGACGGGCCAGAACGACGTGACGGCCTTGCCGCCCGCGTCGTCCTCCCCGTCCTCGTCGCCGCCGCGCCACAGCATGAACGCGCCGAACGCGAACAGCGCGGCCGACACCAGCTTCACGGCCGTCCCCGGCAGCAGGCTCAGCAGGCTTCCGGCGCCGACCGCGAGCGCCACGTGCACGAGGAACGCGGTGGACGTGCCGAACCACACGTACAGCGGGCGCATGCGCGTGCCCATGGCGAGCGACGCGAACATCGTCTTGTCGGGGAGTTCGGCGAGGAAGATCAGACCGAAGGCGGTGATGACCGCCAGCGGATCGAAGTTCATTGCGGGCGCTTTCTGCCTGGGCCGGGCAGAGCGCTCCGCCGGGGAGGACCACTCGGCCCGGCACGATGGGACGCCCCGCACAGGTGTGCGAGGCGCATCATGCCTGGCCGAAGGTCTCGTCCGCCCGCCTGGAGTGCGCGGGCCCGATGGCCGGGACGTCCGAGAACGTCCAGTGTGTCGACCAGCGGTGTTACAGGACTACTCCCCTTCGCTGCATCCCATTCATACCCGCTCGTCCCCGTTCACTTCAAGGGGCGCCGGACGGCGGGACATCAGGACGGCAGCAGCTTCGGCGCCACCGCGGCGCCCACGGTCGCGCCCGCGGCCGCCAGCAGGACGATCGTCCACGCCCCCGCGCCGAGCGGGGTGCAGCCGAAGAACTGGCTGACGCCCGGCGTCTCCACCACGGCGAACAGCGCGCCCGCCGACACCGCGCAGGTGGCGAGGACGAGCGGGCTGTGCCAGCGCGCGATGAGCGTCTGCCCGAGCTGGGCGCCGACCAGCGCGGCCAGCCCCATCGTGGACGCGCGGCGCCGCCCGCCCGGCACGAACCGGGCGAGCCGTCCGGCCTGCCAGGAGACCAGCGCCGCCGCCGCGGTCGCGGTGCCGCGCACCGCCAGCACCTGCCGCATCTCCCGGCCGGTGAACCCGCGGGCCGGGGCGCCGCCGAGCGGCGCCGCCGGGTCGGGCCCCGGACCGGCCGGGGTGATCGCCACGGCGAGCGACGGCAGCATGTCGGTGAGCATGTTCACCACGAGCACCTGCCGGGGGCTCAGCGGCGCGTTCCCCTCCAGCGCCGTCCCGAGGACGGTGAACGCCACCTCGCCCGCGTTGCCGCCCACGAGGATCGC
The nucleotide sequence above comes from Actinomadura algeriensis. Encoded proteins:
- a CDS encoding TMEM165/GDT1 family protein — its product is MNFDPLAVITAFGLIFLAELPDKTMFASLAMGTRMRPLYVWFGTSTAFLVHVALAVGAGSLLSLLPGTAVKLVSAALFAFGAFMLWRGGDEDGEDDAGGKAVTSFWPVYTTAFTAVFVSEWGDLTQITTANLAATNGWLPTAIGSAAALMSVSALALLAGRFIAKRVPLRTVQRVGALCMAGLAVWTLVEAFTA
- a CDS encoding DUF4303 domain-containing protein, yielding MRFGGGPVGADRGREKTVEELAALLVEAARAAFTQAREAHPGETFYCYGLYTGPLLEYILPTCGSEEGLRAVARVYAAEFGGLVEARIGGLRWSPADSPHHLLGEHHFDAVEELLASRDADADTGADVEDEAEARLEACFRALARLDREGFFGRGDERERVIVTVLQGDQSDRSRLANARRLNPPAAVARLAREMLVREPSEDATMLGSMGTYQVTALAFAAEAGLLVACGSGGEVFAWEAADGREVLAVRHYASYWRAAISADARTLVLRDGGSPVRVALPGGIGRGAGFDDAWDVAVSPDGTVTAAAGETVRAFEAGRERWRLERPASAVRFSGDGALLAVVGDGREKGVAVLDAADGSVVAELVRSGPEVRYHVAWSADGRLLAVGDPASVRLWHRDGRVFAEGRAIAFRADTGRPADLAFSPNGTVLATAHADGDVHVWEVATGRHVRRLRGPQEAMNAVVWLDDARLAAAGRDVDAGPPVHVFRVRTPGASQS
- a CDS encoding VOC family protein — protein: MRIELVTIVVDDYDRAIGFFTGVLGFALAEDSPARTNDGRPKRWVVVRPPGGGTGILLARADGERQAAAVGDQVAGRVGFFLRVADFAAEYARLVDAGVEFVTAPRTEPYGRVAVFLDIAGNRWDLLGPA
- a CDS encoding cytochrome P450 translates to MGQGRARAAIDIDDIDFSDLDFWDRPLDEREAAFALLRARPEAAFFAETEDFGAGVGPGYHVLARHADVQEASRLPHVFSSAPGIRIGQKPPVDFEIFDSMIEMDDPRHARLRRIVSRAFTPRMIQRFADDVERTAARIVDDVAGRGSCDFVAEIAARLPLRIICDLMGIDEKDHAFVFERTNVILGADDPEYTDRFDDLPTAMMDAANGLGDLLGDLARVRAERPTDDLTTALINANPDGERLTRQEIAAFFVLLVVAGNETTRNAISHGLVLLTDHPEQRDRWASDFDGYARTAVEEIVRVASPVVYMRRTLTRDHVLESGQRFAEGDKVVLCYWSANRDESVFDDPRRFDIARDPNPHLGFGGAGPHFCLGAHLARREITVVFRELFRRVPDIRASGEPARLRSNFLNGIKRLPCEFTPAG
- a CDS encoding Dps family protein, whose product is MPADRSTNTTRSSQPWLHVDGTEIQEFGTMRMFPLGLSRDAREYSCQRLNQILADTQILYSHYKKHHWLMRGPTFYQLHLLLDKHAGEQLELVDTIAERVQTLGGVAVGDPRHVAEITVIPRPPNGAEEVPAMLSRLIEAHETILVACHDAAARTQELGDDGTNDLLVSEVIRTNELQAWFLIEHLVDTPLVERPQRSSRHP